The DNA sequence TCTGGTACAACAAGCGCTGGTATGAATACACAGGCGCCGACGAAGCCTCGACGCTCGGACATGGCTGGCGCTCGGTGCACCATCCGGAACATGAAGAACGCGCCACGCAGCACTTTCTGAAATCCCTGAAGGCCGGCGAAGTCTGGGAAGACACGTTCCCGCTGCGCGGCAGGAATGGCAAGTTCCGCTGGTTCCTGTCCCGCGCCCATCCGATCCGCGGGCAGGATGGCAACATCCAGATGTGGTTCGGCACCAATACCGACATCACGGACCAGAAACAACGCGAGGAGCGGATCCAGCTTCTGATGGGCGAGGTCAATCACCGCGCCAAGAACATGCTGACCCTCGTACAGGCCATCGCCCGCCAGACCATGGCGAGCGGCGAGAATTTCATGGGCCGGTTCACCGAACGCATGCGGTCCCTCGCCTCCAGCCAGGACCTCCTGGTCAGCTCCGGATGGCGCGGCGCCCGCGTCGAAGACATCATGAAGTCCCAGCTCTCCCATCTGGATGACTTCATCGGCACGCGGATTGTCCTGGAGGGCCCGCATGTCCGCCTGAATTCCGCCGCCGCGCAATCGCTCGGCATGGCCCTGCACGAGCTGGCCACCAATGCCGGCAAGTACGGGGCCCTGTCGAATGATACCGGCAAGGTGGATATCCGCTGGAATGTCCGTCAGGACGAAGGCGTGAACCGGTTCGAAATCTGCTGGACCGAAAGCGGCGGCCCGCCCGTTACCGTTCCGGACCGGCGCGGCTTCGGCTCCACCGTTATCGAGCGCATGACCCGCATCGCATTCGGCTACCCCGTGAAACTGGACTTCGCACCGGAAGGCCTGCACTGGCATCTGATCAGCGTCGATGACCGCGTCTTCGAATCCGATTTCGTGGCCGAGGAAGCCAGTAGTTCACCGGCAGACCTGTCTGCGCCCGCCCGGCCGAGCGCCCCGGCACCGGCGCCGGCGTCCGGGCAGCGCCGGGTGCTTGTGGTCGAAGACGAAGCCATCATCGCCATCGACATGGCCGCCGCCCTCGAAGATGCCGGCTTCAGCGTCATCGGCCCGGTGGGCTCAGTGTTCGAGGCCATGCAGCTGCTCGACGAGAAACCCTGCGATTGCGCGGTGCTGGACATCAATCTGGCCGGCGAAACCTCGGCTCCGGTGGCCAGCCGCCTGCTTGCAGACGGCATTCCCTTCGTCACGGTTTCGGGCAACACTCCGGAATCCACCGGCGACGAATTCAGCCAGAGCCCGTTCCTGTCCAAGCCGATCATCACCAGCAAGCTTCTGGCAAAGCTTGACCAGCTCGTGCCGGCGCCTGCGGCATCGGTCAGCTGACCGGCGGATCGATCGGGGATTTCAGCAGCGGGACCCGGATGGTGACCTGTACCCCGTCCGGCCCGAACTCGCGCTTCATCGTCAGTTTTGGGAACATGTCGAACAGCATCGTGCCGAACCCCTTGCGTTCAGGCTCAGGCACTACACCCACTCCACTCTCGGTCCAGACCGCCGTCAACACCTGATCCGAGACCTCCCATTTCACCGTCACATGCCCGTTCGGATACCGGAACGCACCATATTTGCGGGCGTTCGCTGCCAGTTCGTGAATGATCATCGCCGCGTCCTTGCTGGCTTTCACTGTCAGGATCACGCTCCTGCCTTCCAGCGTGTAGCGATGCCGGCTCCGGCGGGTGACGGCGTCCAGCTCATCCTGCATCACCTGTCGCAGGTCCAGGCCGCGCCAGTCATTCTCGGTCAGCTTCGTATAGACCCGGCTCATGGAAGCCAGCCGGTCGTTGAAGTCGTGAATGAAGGTCTTCGTGTCCTCCGCCACCGCACCGGAAATGCGGGAGGTTGCCATGATCACCGCGAACATGTTGCGAATCCGGTGCGCCAGTTCGCTTTCCATGAATTCGTTCTGGCGCTTCAGTTCCATCTGCGCCGTAATATCTTCCGCCCGCTGGATCATGTGGGTGACCCTGCCGGTCTCGTCACACAGCGGGTCCTGAATGGTCTGCCAGACGCGGGTGGAGATGCTGCCGTCCGGCATTTTCAGCTCATAGGGCTGGGCGTCGAGACGAGTCTGCTCGCCGGCAAATACCCTGCGGAACTTGGCTTCCACCGGATCCCTGCGTTCCGGCACATCCGGAAAGACATCGAAGATGAACTGGTGCTTCAGAGTCGCCCAGTCCGTATTGGTCGTTTCCATATAGGCATGGTTCGCATAGACAAAGCGCAGGTCCCGATCCAGCGCCATCAGCGGCAGGGACCATTGGTCTGCGACCTGCCGGAACCTCAGATCCGCCCGCGTTTCGGCTTTGGCTGACTCTTCATCCATGATGCGTCTGTCCTCGACTCAAGCTTCCAGGATCATTCCGGACAGACGTTAACCCCGTATGACCGGACCAGGCCGCAAAGCAGCTCTTGCCCTCCGGCGCGCGCGCCTTATGACTGGGGCAATGCCGCAGGATTCCCCCACGCCAAACGATGCTGCCCTGTCCGTTTCGGAGCTGTCAGCCAGCCTGAAGCGAACCGTCGAGACAAATTACGATCATGTTGTGGTGAGAGGCGAGCTTGGCCGGGTGACCATTGCCCGGTCCGGCCACATGTATTGTGACCTCAAGGACGACAAGGCCGTGCTGAACACGGTGATGTGGAAAGGTCAGGTCAATCGCCTGCCGTTCAAGCCGGAGGAAGGGCTTGAAGTGATCGCCACCGGCCGCCTGTCCATCTATGAGGGCCGATCAAACTACCAGATGATTGCCGCCTCCATGCGCCCGGCCGGTGCCGGCGCTCTGATGGCGCTGCTGGAAGAGCGCAAGAAGAAGCTGGCGGCGGAAGGGCTGTTTGATCCTGTCCACAAGAAAAAGCTGCCCTACCTGCCCCGCACCATCGGCGTGGTCACCAGCCCCACCGGCGCCGTCATCCGTGACATCCTGCACCGTATCAGCGACCGGTTCCCGGTGCGCGTCATCGTCTGGCCGGCGCTGGTCCAGGGCGACAGCGCGGCAGGCCAGATCACGGCAGGCATCGAAGGGTTCAACGCCATGACCGGCGCAGACCGCCCCGACGTGCTGATCGTCGCCCGCGGCGGTGGCTCGATTGAAGATCTCTGGCCCTTCAATGAGGAAAATGTCGTCCGCGCAGCCTTCAACAGCGAGATTCCGCTGATCTCTGCCGTGGGGCATGAAACCGACACGACCCTGATCGACTATGTGTCTGATGCCCGCGCGCCAACCCCGACCGGCGCGGCCGAAATCGCGGTGCCCGTTCGCTCCGAATTGCTGCTGATGACGGGAGAGCATGGCGAGCGCCTGAAACGCGCCCTTGCCCGGCGCACCGGCCAGTCTCGTGACAAGCTGGCGGCGGCCCGCCTGCCCCGGCCGGAATCCCTGCTGCAGGCCAAACGCCAGCGGCTCGACTATGCCAGCGCCAGCCTGCCCAAGGCCGCGCTCGCGCTCGTTCAGAAGGCCCGCCTGCGCGTCTCCCGGTTGGCCATCAGTCCGGCCAGCCTCAACGCCGAGATACGGGCCTCGAAACAGCGCCTGCGTGACACTGCCGTCCGCGCGCGTCCGGCCCTCACCCGCCTGATCGAGGCGCGCCGGAATACGCTTGCCGCGCAAGGCAAGCTGCTGGAGACGCTGTCCTACCAGTCCACGCTGAAGCGGGGCTACGCCATCGTGCGGGATCCGGCAGGCAATCTCATTCGCTCTGCCAGTACGGCTGCAGGCGCCCCCAGCTTCAAGGTCAGCTTTGGCGATGGCGATGTCATGGCCCGTCCGGACGGAGAGGCGCCGCCTCCCCCGCCTGCGCCTGCAGCACCCAAAGCAGCAAAACCGGCCAAGCCGAAAACGGACCAGGGCTCCCTGTTCTAGGGAGAATCAGGAAATCGGCACCCCTGACCTCCCCCTACGGAAGGTTCATCCCATCGTTCTTCGCAATGTGCACGCTATTTGATCAACGCTGCACATACGGAAAAAATACAAGACTTTCGACATTCGGTCGAATGTCTGATTTCCTTCATCCGTATACACTCACCCCGTACGAAAAAGAGCATCTTCAACAAGGTTTTGTGATGTTTTCGACGAAAGCCCATCACATTGGGAAATCTGAAATGTTCTCGAATTTCTTGTTGTAAAACTTTGATTTGAGCCACTCTGAACCGCTGAGTAGGCAGCGCCCGACTGCGCACAGTGCGCCTAGTTAACGGGTCAAATCATGAAACATTCCTATCTCACCGCAACGGCAATTGCAGCGCTTGGGCTCTTTGGACAATTGTCCGCTCACGCACAGGAAGCGGGGGCCGAGAAGGCACGCCATCTGGACGTCGTCACCGTGACGACGCAGAAGCAGCAGCAGGCGCTCATCGACGTTCCGATCAACGTGTCTGTGGCCGACCAGGCCCTGATCGACCTGCTCGCGGCCGATGATTTCGAGGACCTCGGCAATTTCGTGCCAGGCCTTCAGGTTCAGGCCCAGAGCCTCAATGCGCCCAGCTATTCCCTGCGCGGCGTCGTCTCCGATGGCGGCACGCCCCGCGTCGCCATGTTCCAGAACGGTGTCGCCATCGGCAACGTCTCCTTCGCCACCAATCTCGCCATCTACGACATGGAGCGCGTCGAAATCGTCAAAGGCCCGCAGGCCACCCTGTTCGGTCAGGGCGCACTGGTTGGCGGCGTGAACTTCATCCAGAACCGCGCCTCCCTGTCCGGCAATTCCGGCGCAGCCTCCATCGAAGGCGGCGACTACAGCTTCGTCCGCGCGGAAAGCCACTACAACTATGTCATCAATGACACGCTCGCCCTGCGCGTGGCCGGCCAGTTGAAGAACATGGACGGCTATGTGCCGAATACGGCCAACTCGCCGGACCTGATGGGACAGGACACGCTTGCCCTGCGCACCGCCCTGCACTGGGAGCCGAGCCCCCAGCTGCGCGCCGACCTGTTCATCAACTATCAGGACGACGACTCCACCGGCACCCAGTTCACTTCCGGCTATTTCGAAGTGAACGGCAAGGTCGATCCGTATGGTGCCACCGCCATGAACGTGAATGACGATCAGGTCCGCGGCAAGCTCGGCAATGACCGTGAACTGTTCTATGTCACCGCCAATGTGGAGTATGACCTGAACGATGACTGGTCGCTGACTTCCCTGACCGACTATCGCAACCTGTTCTCGAACGAGGCATGGGATTCTGATGGCGCCGCCTTCAACCTGCTGCAATTCTACCAGGGACGTCAGGCCAATACGTTCAGCCAGGAATTGCGCCTGAACTATGATGCCGGCGGCAAGCTGTCTGCCTTCTTCGGCGGCAATTATTTCACCGTCAACGGCAAGGACGAACTGCGCTTCTCCACCGATGAGGCCTATGCCCAGTCCCTGTTCGCGCCCAACCTTGCAGGCGCCGCCGGACTGACAGTCGGACAGGTCCAGGGCGCACTCACCCTGGCAGGCGTTCCGGGCGGTGCAAACTTCGGCAGCTTCGACGATCCGCTCCAGTATTCCGCCCTTGCCGCCCTGCTGCAGGGCGCTCTCGTACCGCTCTATGACGAGCATCTGGAACAGCAGATATCGACCAATGATCGCGATACATATGACCTGTTCGGCGACGTGACCTACCAACTGACCGACCGAATCGAACTGACCGGCGGTCTGCGCTATACAAAGGAAGACCTTGCGGCCAGCTCGGTCGGCTATGTGCTGAAGTCCAATCCGTATCTCGGCGGCCTGAACGGCGTCACCCTGGCGCCAACCCTGCTGCTCAGCTCTGAAACGCTGAACAACAAGGCCTCCGCATCGGAAGAAACCGACGGGGCCTTCACCTGGCGACTGAATGCCGCCTATCGCGTGTCCGACAATGTGAACACCTGGGTCGCCTATGGCCGGGGCCGCCGTCCCGAAGTGCTGTCGGCCTCCGGTGCGACCTACAATGTCATCGACGCCGAAACACTGGACAATGTGGAAGCGGGGGTCTTTGCCCGACTCTGGGAAGACCGTGTCCAGATGACCAGCTCGATCTACTATGGCGAATACAAGGACTTCCAGACCACGCGTTTCGACCCGATCAATGGTGTGTTCATCACGGAGAATTCCGGCAACGCCACCCAGTACGGCTTCGAATTCGACGGCCAGGCCCTCATCACCGACAATGTCCGCCTGCTCGGCACCTATGCCTACACGCATTCGGAATATGACGATGAAGACGACAATGGAAACCCGCTCCAATTTGCCGGCAACAGCTTCCGGATCAGCCCGGAGCACAGCTTTTCGCTGGCGGCTGACATCACGATCCCGGCTGGCGAACGTGGCGACTTTTCGATCGTGCCGAGCTATGTGTGGAAGGATCATCACTATTTCGAAGACGACAATGGCTACAATTATGCCGCTGACGGAAATGGTGGGTTTGTCCGGGTCCGTGAGGCCTATCCGGACGGCACCTTTGTCGAGGAAGAGCAGGACGCCTATGGCATCGCCAATCTCCGCATCGGATTCGACAGCGCAGACGATCAGTGGGGGGTCTATTTCCTGGGTGAGAACCTCTTCGATGAGGAATATCTGATCGATGTGGGCAACACTGGCGGTGCTTTTGGCCTGCACACCATCATTCGCGGCAAGCCGCAAATGCTGAAAGCCGGTGCCTACATCAAGTTCTAGGCTGATGTCCTATCGGGGCGGGTCTGAGCTCGCCCCGTCATTTCCAGACAGGATCCTGATCCATGAAGAAATATCTCATCCTCGGCGGCGTGTTGCTGGCGGCCTGCAATCCCGCAGCCGAAACGGTCGCACCCGCGGCGCCCGCAGCTGAAGCGCCAGCAGAGACAGCCCCGGCCGATGCAAGCGACACCGAAGCCGCATTCAAGACGCTGACCGGCGCCCCGCCCATCATCATCGCCCATCGCGGTGCCAGCGGGCTCTATCCCGAACACACGCTGAAAGCCTATCAGGTCGCCATCGACCAGGGCGCCGATTTCATCGAGCCCGATCTGGTGATGACAAGGGATGGTGTGCTGATCGCCAATCATGACGGCTATCTCTCCGATACAACCGACATTGCCGATCACGAAGAATTCGCAGACCGCAAGAGCGTCCGCCAGACACCCCTTGGCGACAAGGAAGACTGGTGGTCTGACGATTTTACGCTCGCCGAATTGAAGACGCTGAACGCCATTCAGCGCGTAGAGGGCCGTCCGCAGGACTTTAATGACCAGTTCCGGATCGCGACCTTTGACGAGATCATTGACCTCGTCGAGGAGAATGCGGCGCAAGGCCGGAAGGTCGGCCTCCATATCGAAGCCAAATGGCCATCCAATTTCTCGGCGGCCGGTCTCGACATGGTGGACCCCATCCTGAACACGATTGAAGAGCGCGGTCTCGTCGAAGCCGGGTTCCCGATCTTCATCCAGTGTTTCGAACCGGACTTCCTCGCCAAGGTCGCCGCCAAAAGCGATCTGCCCCTCGTGCAGAACCTCGTTGGTCCGCCCTATGCTGCCCTGCTCGGCCTGGACATGAAGCTGGAGGATATTCCGACACCAGGCGTCGGTGCCCACAAGGCGATGATCCTGACGCCGGAAGGCGGGACGACAGACTTCGTGGAGCGCGCCCACGCCCTCGGAAAACTTGTACACGTCTACACCGTGCGCGATGACGACCCGGCCGAAGGGTTTGAAACGGCTGAGCAGGAGCTGACCGTCCTGATCGAAGCCGGCGTCGACGGCATCTGGACCGACTATCCCGAGACTGCCGTGACCGTCCGACAGAAAATCGACTAACACGACAGCGCTTCAAAAAGCGAAAGGCCGGCCTCCAGAAAGGAGCGCCGGCCTTTTTCCTGTGCATCTGTCGAGGCGGAGACAGCCTAGCTGATGTCTTCCGACAGAACCGTCATCTGGAACTGGTAGGATGTCTCGCCCTCGTCCACATCCTTGTAGACCACGGCCAGGAATTCCGCGCCGAGATAGCACTCGACGGAATCATCGGTTTTGTCGCGCGCAACCAGGCGCAGGCCCGGGTGCAGTTTTTCCTTGAGATAGGCTTCAAGGCGCAGCGTTTCTTCGCGCTCCATAAATCGGGCTCCTCTGGGGCTTCGGGTTCGCCGCGAACCTAGAGATTTTGACCGGCGTTGCAACCGCAAAGCCTGCAAATCAGCTGCGCGTGCCCGCACCCTCCTTGCGTCCCGTCACAGGGGTCGGATGACCCCGTCCAGGCTTTCGCTGCGGGCATCTGCAGTTCGGGGGACGAAGCTTCCCGATATGGCACAAATCTCGCATCGTTCATCACGACTATTGAACGAAATCAGTGACTTGACCCGGCATATGGCCAGTCTGCCCGACTGGCGAGATTCCCGGGCCTGCAGAAATGGCCACACGCCCATGCCTGATCGCCCCTTGCCCATCACCCGCCGCCTGTCGAGGCGCACGTTGCTGGGCGGCCTCATTCCGGCCCTGTCGCTCGCCGCCTGTTCCCGGCGTGACGAGACCGCCGAGCCGCTGCTTGACCGATTCAGCGTCGGCGAGGGGGCATACCGTCCGGTTGGCACCCTTCAGGACATCCCACCTTCCACCGGCCCGTTCACGGCCAGGTTCGCACCGCATTTCGGCATGTTCGAGGGCCTGGCCGGTCCAGACTTCGTGGACCAGCTGAAATTCGCCCATGATCAGGGGTTCCGTGCCTGGGAAGACAACAGCATGGCCGTGCGCCCGCTCGCCGACCAGATCCGGCTGGGCAACGCAATGCGCGAGCTTGGCATCGAAATGGGCGTCTTCGTTCTGGGAGACAGGCAAGGCTGGCAAAGCCCGACCCTCACATCCGGCGATGCGCAGGCCCGCAGGAACTTCATGGCCCAGGTCGACAATGCGATTGGCGTGGCCGAGCGGACCGGCGCCACCCGGATGACCGTGCTGCCGGGCCTTGCCACGCCCGGATTGCGGCGCCAGTACCAGATGGCCCATATCGTCGATGCCCTGCGCGAGGCCTGCGACCGCATTGCGCCGCACGGGCTGACCATGGTCGTTGAACCGATCAACAATGTCGATTTTCCAGGTGTGTTTCTCAATCGGACGTCGGACGGCTTCCTGATCAGCAAGGCCGTCGACCGGCCGGAGTGCAAGCTGCTGTTCGACATCTACCACCAGCAGATCATGGACGGGAACATCATCCGGGACATGGATGCGTGCTGGTCGGAGATCGCCTACTTCCAGCTCGGCGATCATCCTGGCCGGAACAAGCCGCATACGGGCGAGACCAATTATGCCAATGTGCTGCAGCATGTCTGGAAGAAGGGCTATCGCGGCGTGCTGGGGATGGAGCATGGCGTGACCTCGATCGACCCGGCGGCAGAGGAAGACCTGATCCTCACCTATCGCCGTCTGGATGGCCTTCTGAAGTCGATCTAGCGAGTCACGCGCCGCTCAGGTGCGCCCGGTCTCCACCGTGCAGTGCGCCGACAAGTCCTCCAGCACGGTTTCGAACCGGGCCGGCAACAGGCGCTGCAGCTCCGCCTTGTCGATCTGGTCACACGCCATCAGGGACAGGACCATGGCGGTCTCGTCCTGAATGGTCTGCATGGCATCCAGCGCTTCCCGGCTGGCGCCGGCCTGCATCAAGGCGGCGGCATTCTCCCGCGCCGCGATGTGGCGTACTGTCAGGTTCCACGCCAGCGGCAGGATGTCATCAATGCGCTGCGTGTGTTCCAGCGCGGCCGGCCAGTCTTCGTCCAGCACATGGATGAACCCGATATTCTCTTCCGTGTAGGCCACACCGACCTGCGTTGCGCCGCGCTCGGCCCGGATACGTGCCGCCGTGCGCAGCTCCGACAGGGCTTCCTGCAGCGCCTCTTCATACAAGCGGCCTTCCGGCAATTGCCTTTGCGCCGCCAGCGCCACCAGCGTCGTGCCGACGCCATGGTGGGCCATCTGCTCCTGCTCCAGAGTGATGTCTTCGGGGTCCGCCCCGATCAGGTGCGCCGCTTCGCTGAAGGCGCGATAGGCCAGCAGCGCATCCCCGCGCTTGCGCAGGCACTGCCCCTTCCAGAGCAGCAGCATCGGCGCGTCCAGATCCCGCGCCGTGGCCTGGTTCACATAGTCCACGACGGTCGAGCATCCGCGGTTCCAGATCAGGGACGCGTCATTGGCTTCGCGATATTCCAGCATGGCCAGACCGGCTGCGCCCATCGCCTGGTCGGGCAGCGCGTCCGCCGCCATCAATTGCTGGAATGCCGCGCGCACATCGCTGGATTCAACTTCCCCGCCCCAATCGTTCAGGGCCGCCTGCAGCAACAGGTGTTCCTCATCCCTCAACAAACGGACATCGCCATCATCGGCGCGTAACACCATGCTCACCACCTGGGAGGTGACATCATTCATCGGCTTGCCCAATACGTGACTGCGGGCAATGTTGACTGCGCGGTCCTTGTAGGCCGCGATCTGCCGGGCCGAGCCCGCCTGCTGCAATTCGCGCGACAGTTCGGCCTGGCGACGCGCCGCCTCGTTCTCCTCGCGGATCGCGACCAGTTGCGCCTGGGTCGATTCGCGCTGGCGGCTCGCCTCTCCGGCGACGATGCGCAGATTGATCTCGTTGAGACGGGCCTGATGGGCATATTCCGATTTCAGTCCCTGCAGGGCCATGTAGAAATAGATCACGCTGCCGACAGCGATGACGGCCGCAGTTACCAGAAGCACGGCAAGCGCGCGGATCAGGAAACGGAACGCCTTCTGCTCTCCCTGCAATTCCCGCAGCAGATCAAGAGAGGTGACCGGGCTCTGGGCGGAGTCGGAAACGGGGCTCATGCGACAGGCCTTTCTGACAGGATGGGCCGGTCGCTGCCGTCCCAGACCGAGGGGCCGAACACCGGCTCCAGCAGGAGGCGCAGTCCCGTGTCGGAATCCTCCTCGCGGATGAAGGCTTCCGCAATCAGCAGCTTGATGCGCATCTGGCGCTTGCGCCACATCCGCAGGGCGGCGCCGATGGCCGTGGCCACGAAGAAATTGGACGCGCCGATCATGCGCTCGGGATTGTCGGCGAACAGGTCTTCCCCCACCGGCAATGGATAATGGCCCAGCAGGGTCGACACGAAGACGCTGAACGAAACCAGCGCCATGAAGATGGCCCCCAGCAGCAAGTACCTGTTGAGCCGGGCTTCCGATTTGAGCTCGGCCCGGTGGTGGCTGATCAGGGGGCTGATCGTCTTCATGCCCTACTCCCCATCCCGCGCGACCCGGAAGCCAATTCCGTCATCGCGCCCGGTATCCGGGAAGGCGTCCCGGAAGGCCGAACGGACATAGGAGGGAATTTTCTCCCAGCTGCCACCCCGCACAGCCCGGCTGCGACAGCCCTGCTCGTCATACACGCTCGCCGCACCGAACCGGCCGAGATAACTCCGCACGCTGCAGTCCGCGACCCATTCCGCGACGTTGCCATGCATCTCATGCAGGCCGAATCCATTCGCGGGATAATAGCCGGCCGGCATGGGCCGCCGGGGCCAACTGCCCTTGGGGCCATTGTTGTAGATGCGCCCGGCATTGAAGTTTGCCTGCTGGTCACTCAGCGTCTCTCCGGTGTGAAACGGCGTGCGGGTTCCCGCGCGGGCCGCATATTCCCATTCCGCCTCGCTCAGCAGGCGATAGGGTTCGCCCTCCACGCGAGTGTTCAGCCAGTCAACATAGGCCATCGCCTCGACCCAGGTAATGTTGATCACGGGCAGGCCCGGTTGCTGCCATTGCTGGCTGCGGGTTTCCTGGGCGGCCTTGTTGCCTGCGCAGCCTCCATCCGCGATGCAGGCGTCCAGCTGGGCCCAGGTAATCTCCGTCGCCGAAGCGGCAAAGGGCGCAAGGGTGGCCCGCCATTGCGGACCTTCATTGTCCTTGCGTTCGGCCTCACTCTCGGGCGATCCCATCAGGAACTCACCGCCTGGAATGGCCACCATTTCCGGACAATCGGTACAGTCGCGGAATGTGCGCTCCTCAATGGATCCGCCAGCCGCGGCCGCGGTGAAAGCGGCGCGGCGCAGCAGGGTCGACACCTCGGTAAATCCCGGCGCAATGTCTTCACTGGCGGGCGTGCCGGGCGTATCTCCCGCGCTGCGGGCAGCGGACGTGCGAGCGCCGTGCGGCGGCAGCCGCGAAGTTGAGGTGACCGGTACGGGCTGGGGCGCCGCGCCGCCATTGCAGCCGGCAAAGCAGAAATCGGCGCCGGTCAGGCCGGAATTGTAGAAAGGCGTCTGCAGGCCATTGGTCGACTGGTTCACACGGTCGGCAACCCGTTTGAACACCTGTTCGGCGATCAGATTCTGCTGCTGGATCGTGTCGGACAGGGCGACGGCAAATGTGGAGTGGCGGCCTTCCCCATCATAGGCGACATAGCCGGGCGCTGTGGAATAGGAGATCAACAGGCCACGCGCCGGCTTCACCTCCGCAAGCCCCCCGGCCGCACTGCGTGTGGCGCTGGGCAGCGGATTGTCCCGGCATGCGTCCAGGATCACGAAATTGACGGCATTCCCGGCATGCTCGACATAGCGCAGCGCATCGCCCAGGCGCGGTGCCTGTCGCCAGATATCCTGTTCGGAGCGGGCATTCGCATCGACCGGCACCAGATAGTTCAGCCCCTGTGACTGCACCCCATGTCCCGCATAATAGATCAGCCCCACCGCACTCGCCCCGGCCGCTTTCAAACGGGCCCCGTGCGCGGCAAAGGCCGTTTCCATCTCGTCTTCGGTACCGTCGATCACGAGGTCCACCGTGAAGCCGACCGTGCTCAACGTGTCCGCCATCAATTGGGCATCGCGGGCCGGATTGGGCAATTGCCAGCCGGTTTGCTGATAGTTGGAATTGCCGATGACCAGCGCATAGCGCGGCGCGTCAGCCGGTTGCGACAGGGCGAGTGGCCCCAGCATCAGGCAAAACAGGGCTGAAACAATGGTCCGAAGCATGGCGGGCGTCCCCTTCCGCAAGTCGCGACATCCCTCCCCAGCGCGCTGCGTTAACTAACCCCAATTCCCGGCACGAGAAAAGGGGTCAGTTGGATCGGCCCGTCCGGGCCAGGGGGTCAGGCCGCGCCGGGGCGCTGGGCAACATCGGGCTGGGCAGCGAGCAGTTTCGCCTGCCCGACCCAGTCGTCCCGCAGGATCCGGCCCTTGAAGTGTTCCAGTTTGTCGTCGACCCACTGGATTTCGTCTGGCCCCCATTCGGCAATCTGCCAGAAATAATAGACGCCGATCTCGTTCAGCAATTCGGCCAGCATCGGGCCGATGCCGTTGACCCGTTCCAGATCGTCCTCCTGCCCGAAGGCCGCTTCGACCAGCAGGTTGGCCTTGTCATCCGGCCGCATGGCCTGACGCACAGGGTCCTGCCCCCGCAGGATCTCCACGCTGCGCACTGTGGTCGTGGGTTGCGGCGCTGGCGGGGGTGGAGGCGGTGGAGGCGGCGGCGGGGCGGCCGGGGTTTCGTTCACGGTCGTCTGGGTGAACCGCGCCTGCGACAGGGGCACACGCTGGCTGATATCGATATCCGTGCGGGCATACGCCGTTTCCTGCAGCGTGCGCACCATGTGATGCATCGCCGCCATGCCGTACTCGATGGAGGTCAGCCGGTCTTCCACGGCGCCCATGTTCAGGCGCGCTTC is a window from the Hyphomonas sp. genome containing:
- a CDS encoding SUMF1/EgtB/PvdO family nonheme iron enzyme yields the protein MLRTIVSALFCLMLGPLALSQPADAPRYALVIGNSNYQQTGWQLPNPARDAQLMADTLSTVGFTVDLVIDGTEDEMETAFAAHGARLKAAGASAVGLIYYAGHGVQSQGLNYLVPVDANARSEQDIWRQAPRLGDALRYVEHAGNAVNFVILDACRDNPLPSATRSAAGGLAEVKPARGLLISYSTAPGYVAYDGEGRHSTFAVALSDTIQQQNLIAEQVFKRVADRVNQSTNGLQTPFYNSGLTGADFCFAGCNGGAAPQPVPVTSTSRLPPHGARTSAARSAGDTPGTPASEDIAPGFTEVSTLLRRAAFTAAAAGGSIEERTFRDCTDCPEMVAIPGGEFLMGSPESEAERKDNEGPQWRATLAPFAASATEITWAQLDACIADGGCAGNKAAQETRSQQWQQPGLPVINITWVEAMAYVDWLNTRVEGEPYRLLSEAEWEYAARAGTRTPFHTGETLSDQQANFNAGRIYNNGPKGSWPRRPMPAGYYPANGFGLHEMHGNVAEWVADCSVRSYLGRFGAASVYDEQGCRSRAVRGGSWEKIPSYVRSAFRDAFPDTGRDDGIGFRVARDGE
- a CDS encoding DUF3126 family protein translates to MEREETLRLEAYLKEKLHPGLRLVARDKTDDSVECYLGAEFLAVVYKDVDEGETSYQFQMTVLSEDIS
- a CDS encoding TIM barrel protein — its product is MPDRPLPITRRLSRRTLLGGLIPALSLAACSRRDETAEPLLDRFSVGEGAYRPVGTLQDIPPSTGPFTARFAPHFGMFEGLAGPDFVDQLKFAHDQGFRAWEDNSMAVRPLADQIRLGNAMRELGIEMGVFVLGDRQGWQSPTLTSGDAQARRNFMAQVDNAIGVAERTGATRMTVLPGLATPGLRRQYQMAHIVDALREACDRIAPHGLTMVVEPINNVDFPGVFLNRTSDGFLISKAVDRPECKLLFDIYHQQIMDGNIIRDMDACWSEIAYFQLGDHPGRNKPHTGETNYANVLQHVWKKGYRGVLGMEHGVTSIDPAAEEDLILTYRRLDGLLKSI
- a CDS encoding glycerophosphodiester phosphodiesterase family protein; its protein translation is MKKYLILGGVLLAACNPAAETVAPAAPAAEAPAETAPADASDTEAAFKTLTGAPPIIIAHRGASGLYPEHTLKAYQVAIDQGADFIEPDLVMTRDGVLIANHDGYLSDTTDIADHEEFADRKSVRQTPLGDKEDWWSDDFTLAELKTLNAIQRVEGRPQDFNDQFRIATFDEIIDLVEENAAQGRKVGLHIEAKWPSNFSAAGLDMVDPILNTIEERGLVEAGFPIFIQCFEPDFLAKVAAKSDLPLVQNLVGPPYAALLGLDMKLEDIPTPGVGAHKAMILTPEGGTTDFVERAHALGKLVHVYTVRDDDPAEGFETAEQELTVLIEAGVDGIWTDYPETAVTVRQKID